From Suncus etruscus isolate mSunEtr1 chromosome 6, mSunEtr1.pri.cur, whole genome shotgun sequence, one genomic window encodes:
- the LOC126011970 gene encoding E3 ubiquitin-protein ligase NRDP1-like, producing MGYDVTRFQGDVDEDLICPICSGVLEEPVQAPNCEHAFCNACITQWFSHQQTCPVDQSVVTPAHLRPVPRIMQNMLSKLQIACDNAVFGCSAVVRLDNLVFHLRDCEHNPKQPVTCEQGCGLEMPKDELPNHSCINHLRSVVQQQQTRIAELEKTSAEHKPQLAAHKHQLAEQKRDIYLLKASICAIRSVNPNLNYPEETIEFNETLEWVNSLQPARVTRWGKMISTPDAVLQAVIKRSLVESGCPASIVNQLIKNAHERSWPQGLATLEARQMNRRFYENYVAKRIPGKQAVVVMACENQHMGDDMVQVPGLVMIFANGVEEI from the coding sequence ATGGGGTATGATGTAACACGTTTCCAGGGGGATGTTGATGAAGACCTCATCTGTCCTATTTGCAGTGGAGTCTTGGAGGAGCCAGTGCAGGCACCTAATTGTGAGCATGCTTTCTGCAATGCCTGCATCACCCAGTGGTTCTCTCACCAGCAGACGTGTCCAGTGGATCAGAGTGTTGTGACCCCTGCCCACTTGCGCCCAGTCCCTCGGATCATGCAGAACATGTTGTCCAAGTTGCAGATTGCCTGTGACAACGCTGTGTTTGGCTGTAGTGCTGTTGTCCGGCTTGACAACCTCGTGTTTCACCTCAGAGACTGTGAGCACAACCCCAAACAGCCTGTGACCTGTGAGCAGGGCTGCGGCCTGGAGATGCCAAAAGATGAGCTGCCAAACCATAGCTGCATTAATCACCTGCGTTCAGTGGTCCAGCAGCAACAGACACGGATTGCAGAGCTGGAGAAGACCTCAGCGGAACATAAACCACAGCTGGCGGCACATAAACACCAGCTGGCGGAGCAGAAGCGAGACATCTACCTGCTCAAGGCATCTATCTGTGCAATCCGAAGTGTCAACCCCAACCTTAATTATCCGGAGGAGACAATCGAATTCAATGAGACCCTAGAGTGGGTGAACTCCCTGCAGCCAGCAAGAGTGACCCGCTGGGGCAAGATGATCTCCACTCCTGATGCGGTGCTCCAGGCTGTCATCAAGCGCTCGCTGGTGGAGAGTGGCTGTCCTGCCTCCATCGTCAACCAGCTGATCAAAAACGCCCATGAGCGGAGCTGGCCCCAGGGTCTGGCGACCCTAGAAGCAAGACAGATGAACCGCCGATTCTATGAGAATTACGTGGCCAAGCGCATCCCTGGCAAGCAGGCTGTTGTCGTGATGGCCTGTGAGAACCAGCACATGGGTGACGACATGGTGCAGGTGCCTGGATTGGTCATGATCTTTGCGAATGGCGTGGAAGAAATATGA